In a single window of the Perca flavescens isolate YP-PL-M2 chromosome 18, PFLA_1.0, whole genome shotgun sequence genome:
- the gpatch2 gene encoding G patch domain-containing protein 2 isoform X2 gives MFGAANLKTIGKAGTGWHFHRTMDELVHDLVSALEESSEQAARGGFGDGGDHALAVGCLLKRQARKRRGRKRRSDNPHPPWETGHLSEGSESSVEEHKDYRASTGGVSAANSHARDNSDSDEQLGPKRRTLLTADTGRSKRPLWPDDLGVLGSAEGTRSLRRRRKVKRMAVDPPVEPEPPSCTMLGPPPVPKARASARPHRLGASEGRVAMELCGGGLIGPGGGKNRVKKRKLAPHRLGMEATDEGVVVESEDHISSPTEGSKDKMELEEQKGSDEDMSDSETSSVSNSSDGGLYTNDEGRQADDEQSDWFYEGEPGSAPAPGGACAIAGVVPWWERDRGSEELDLVDPVFNSIITGSFPLMSPGAQRVFQARLSRLHGNQQASQAGSSGQGFNDRLGRQTQDSHEPWFSSGSRREHGQLHWDPRSDRGHRRSCSVKTASRQTSGHLGSLCTGDVKRRRKAAPLGSTAPSGVVGENAPPIPDTNMGSRILQSMGWNPGMGLGPEGRGITEPVRATQRPKGTGLGFN, from the exons ATGTTTGGTGCAGCTAATCTAAAAACCATCGGCAAAGCGGGAACCGGCTG GCACTTTCACCGGACGATGGACGAGCTGGTCCATGACCTGGTGTCAGCACTGGAGGAGAGCTCCGAGCAAGCAGCGCGTGGTGGTTTTGGTGATGGAGGAGACCACGCACTGGCCGTGGGCTGCCTGCTGAAGAGGCAGGCTCGGAAGCGGAGGGGCAGAAAACGACGCTCGGACAACCCACACCCGCCTTGGGAGACAGGCCACCTCAGTGAGGGCTCAGAGTCTAGTGTGGAAGAACACAAG GACTACCGTGCCAGTACAGGGGGTGTCTCCGCTGCCAACAGCCATGCCCGTGACAACAGTGACTCGGATGAACAACTTGGCCCCAAACGCCGCACCCTCCTAACAGCTGACACAGGACGAAGCAAGCGGCCGCTTTGGCCAGACGACTTGGGTGTCCTGGGATCCGCAGAGGGAACTCGCAGCCTTAGACGAAGACGTAAGGTCAAACGTATGGCTGTAGACCCACCTGTAGAACCAGAACCCCCCTCCTGCACCATGTTAGGGCCCCCACCTGTCCCGAAAGCCCGTGCTAGTGCCAGGCCGCATAGACTGGGTGCTAGTGAGGGCAGGGTTGCCATGGAACTCTGTGGAGGTGGACTGATAGGGCCAGGGGGAGGAAAGAACAGGGTGAAGAAGAGGAAACTGGCTCCCCACAGGCTTGGCATGGAGGCTACAGATGAAGGGGTAGTGGTGGAGAGTGAGGACCACATTTCTTCTCCAACGGAAGGGTCCAAGGACAAGATGGAGTTGGAGGAGCAGAAGGGCTCGGATGAGGACATGAGTGACAG TGAGACCAGCAGTGTCAGTAACAGCAGTGACGGAGGCCTCTACACCAACGATGAGGGGAGGCAAG CCGATGACGAGCAGAGCGACTGGTTCTATGAGGGTGAGCCAGGCTCCGCCCCAGCACCCGGAGGTGCATGTGCGATAGCAGGAGTGGTTCCTTGGTGGGAGAGGGACAGGGGGTCAGAGGAGCTGGACCTAGTTGATCCTGTCTTCAACAGCATCATCACTGGATCCTTCCCCCTCATGAGCCCTGGAGCACAGAGAG TGTTCCAGGCCCGACTGAGTCGTCTCCATGGAAACCAGCAGGCGTCTCAGGCAGGCAGTTCCGGCCAAGGCTTCAACGACAGGCTGGGCAGACAAACCCAGGACTCCCATGA GCCTTGGTTTAGCTCGGGCTCGAGGAGAGAACACGGACAG TTGCATTGGGACCCACGGTCGGACAGAGGGCATCGGAGAAGCTGTTCAGTAAAAACAGCCAGCAG ACAGACCAGCGGGCACCTCGGCTCTCTGTGTACAGGGGATGTCAAGCGGAGGCGAAAAGCTGCCCCCCTCGGTTCCACCGCCCCCTCAG GAGTGGTCGGGGAGAACGCGCCTCCCATCCCTGACACAAACATGGGGAGCCGCATATTACAGAGCATGGGCTGGAACCCAGGGATGGGCCTGGGTCCAGAGGGCAGGGGCATCACCGAGCCAGTCCGGGccacacagagacccaaaggcacGGGTCTGGGTTTCAACTGA
- the gpatch2 gene encoding G patch domain-containing protein 2 isoform X1: MFGAANLKTIGKAGTGWHFHRTMDELVHDLVSALEESSEQAARGGFGDGGDHALAVGCLLKRQARKRRGRKRRSDNPHPPWETGHLSEGSESSVEEHKDYRASTGGVSAANSHARDNSDSDEQLGPKRRTLLTADTGRSKRPLWPDDLGVLGSAEGTRSLRRRRKVKRMAVDPPVEPEPPSCTMLGPPPVPKARASARPHRLGASEGRVAMELCGGGLIGPGGGKNRVKKRKLAPHRLGMEATDEGVVVESEDHISSPTEGSKDKMELEEQKGSDEDMSDRCETSSVSNSSDGGLYTNDEGRQADDEQSDWFYEGEPGSAPAPGGACAIAGVVPWWERDRGSEELDLVDPVFNSIITGSFPLMSPGAQRVFQARLSRLHGNQQASQAGSSGQGFNDRLGRQTQDSHEPWFSSGSRREHGQLHWDPRSDRGHRRSCSVKTASRQTSGHLGSLCTGDVKRRRKAAPLGSTAPSGVVGENAPPIPDTNMGSRILQSMGWNPGMGLGPEGRGITEPVRATQRPKGTGLGFN; the protein is encoded by the exons ATGTTTGGTGCAGCTAATCTAAAAACCATCGGCAAAGCGGGAACCGGCTG GCACTTTCACCGGACGATGGACGAGCTGGTCCATGACCTGGTGTCAGCACTGGAGGAGAGCTCCGAGCAAGCAGCGCGTGGTGGTTTTGGTGATGGAGGAGACCACGCACTGGCCGTGGGCTGCCTGCTGAAGAGGCAGGCTCGGAAGCGGAGGGGCAGAAAACGACGCTCGGACAACCCACACCCGCCTTGGGAGACAGGCCACCTCAGTGAGGGCTCAGAGTCTAGTGTGGAAGAACACAAG GACTACCGTGCCAGTACAGGGGGTGTCTCCGCTGCCAACAGCCATGCCCGTGACAACAGTGACTCGGATGAACAACTTGGCCCCAAACGCCGCACCCTCCTAACAGCTGACACAGGACGAAGCAAGCGGCCGCTTTGGCCAGACGACTTGGGTGTCCTGGGATCCGCAGAGGGAACTCGCAGCCTTAGACGAAGACGTAAGGTCAAACGTATGGCTGTAGACCCACCTGTAGAACCAGAACCCCCCTCCTGCACCATGTTAGGGCCCCCACCTGTCCCGAAAGCCCGTGCTAGTGCCAGGCCGCATAGACTGGGTGCTAGTGAGGGCAGGGTTGCCATGGAACTCTGTGGAGGTGGACTGATAGGGCCAGGGGGAGGAAAGAACAGGGTGAAGAAGAGGAAACTGGCTCCCCACAGGCTTGGCATGGAGGCTACAGATGAAGGGGTAGTGGTGGAGAGTGAGGACCACATTTCTTCTCCAACGGAAGGGTCCAAGGACAAGATGGAGTTGGAGGAGCAGAAGGGCTCGGATGAGGACATGAGTGACAGGTG TGAGACCAGCAGTGTCAGTAACAGCAGTGACGGAGGCCTCTACACCAACGATGAGGGGAGGCAAG CCGATGACGAGCAGAGCGACTGGTTCTATGAGGGTGAGCCAGGCTCCGCCCCAGCACCCGGAGGTGCATGTGCGATAGCAGGAGTGGTTCCTTGGTGGGAGAGGGACAGGGGGTCAGAGGAGCTGGACCTAGTTGATCCTGTCTTCAACAGCATCATCACTGGATCCTTCCCCCTCATGAGCCCTGGAGCACAGAGAG TGTTCCAGGCCCGACTGAGTCGTCTCCATGGAAACCAGCAGGCGTCTCAGGCAGGCAGTTCCGGCCAAGGCTTCAACGACAGGCTGGGCAGACAAACCCAGGACTCCCATGA GCCTTGGTTTAGCTCGGGCTCGAGGAGAGAACACGGACAG TTGCATTGGGACCCACGGTCGGACAGAGGGCATCGGAGAAGCTGTTCAGTAAAAACAGCCAGCAG ACAGACCAGCGGGCACCTCGGCTCTCTGTGTACAGGGGATGTCAAGCGGAGGCGAAAAGCTGCCCCCCTCGGTTCCACCGCCCCCTCAG GAGTGGTCGGGGAGAACGCGCCTCCCATCCCTGACACAAACATGGGGAGCCGCATATTACAGAGCATGGGCTGGAACCCAGGGATGGGCCTGGGTCCAGAGGGCAGGGGCATCACCGAGCCAGTCCGGGccacacagagacccaaaggcacGGGTCTGGGTTTCAACTGA
- the gpatch2 gene encoding G patch domain-containing protein 2 isoform X3 produces the protein MDELVHDLVSALEESSEQAARGGFGDGGDHALAVGCLLKRQARKRRGRKRRSDNPHPPWETGHLSEGSESSVEEHKDYRASTGGVSAANSHARDNSDSDEQLGPKRRTLLTADTGRSKRPLWPDDLGVLGSAEGTRSLRRRRKVKRMAVDPPVEPEPPSCTMLGPPPVPKARASARPHRLGASEGRVAMELCGGGLIGPGGGKNRVKKRKLAPHRLGMEATDEGVVVESEDHISSPTEGSKDKMELEEQKGSDEDMSDRCETSSVSNSSDGGLYTNDEGRQADDEQSDWFYEGEPGSAPAPGGACAIAGVVPWWERDRGSEELDLVDPVFNSIITGSFPLMSPGAQRVFQARLSRLHGNQQASQAGSSGQGFNDRLGRQTQDSHEPWFSSGSRREHGQLHWDPRSDRGHRRSCSVKTASRQTSGHLGSLCTGDVKRRRKAAPLGSTAPSGVVGENAPPIPDTNMGSRILQSMGWNPGMGLGPEGRGITEPVRATQRPKGTGLGFN, from the exons ATGGACGAGCTGGTCCATGACCTGGTGTCAGCACTGGAGGAGAGCTCCGAGCAAGCAGCGCGTGGTGGTTTTGGTGATGGAGGAGACCACGCACTGGCCGTGGGCTGCCTGCTGAAGAGGCAGGCTCGGAAGCGGAGGGGCAGAAAACGACGCTCGGACAACCCACACCCGCCTTGGGAGACAGGCCACCTCAGTGAGGGCTCAGAGTCTAGTGTGGAAGAACACAAG GACTACCGTGCCAGTACAGGGGGTGTCTCCGCTGCCAACAGCCATGCCCGTGACAACAGTGACTCGGATGAACAACTTGGCCCCAAACGCCGCACCCTCCTAACAGCTGACACAGGACGAAGCAAGCGGCCGCTTTGGCCAGACGACTTGGGTGTCCTGGGATCCGCAGAGGGAACTCGCAGCCTTAGACGAAGACGTAAGGTCAAACGTATGGCTGTAGACCCACCTGTAGAACCAGAACCCCCCTCCTGCACCATGTTAGGGCCCCCACCTGTCCCGAAAGCCCGTGCTAGTGCCAGGCCGCATAGACTGGGTGCTAGTGAGGGCAGGGTTGCCATGGAACTCTGTGGAGGTGGACTGATAGGGCCAGGGGGAGGAAAGAACAGGGTGAAGAAGAGGAAACTGGCTCCCCACAGGCTTGGCATGGAGGCTACAGATGAAGGGGTAGTGGTGGAGAGTGAGGACCACATTTCTTCTCCAACGGAAGGGTCCAAGGACAAGATGGAGTTGGAGGAGCAGAAGGGCTCGGATGAGGACATGAGTGACAGGTG TGAGACCAGCAGTGTCAGTAACAGCAGTGACGGAGGCCTCTACACCAACGATGAGGGGAGGCAAG CCGATGACGAGCAGAGCGACTGGTTCTATGAGGGTGAGCCAGGCTCCGCCCCAGCACCCGGAGGTGCATGTGCGATAGCAGGAGTGGTTCCTTGGTGGGAGAGGGACAGGGGGTCAGAGGAGCTGGACCTAGTTGATCCTGTCTTCAACAGCATCATCACTGGATCCTTCCCCCTCATGAGCCCTGGAGCACAGAGAG TGTTCCAGGCCCGACTGAGTCGTCTCCATGGAAACCAGCAGGCGTCTCAGGCAGGCAGTTCCGGCCAAGGCTTCAACGACAGGCTGGGCAGACAAACCCAGGACTCCCATGA GCCTTGGTTTAGCTCGGGCTCGAGGAGAGAACACGGACAG TTGCATTGGGACCCACGGTCGGACAGAGGGCATCGGAGAAGCTGTTCAGTAAAAACAGCCAGCAG ACAGACCAGCGGGCACCTCGGCTCTCTGTGTACAGGGGATGTCAAGCGGAGGCGAAAAGCTGCCCCCCTCGGTTCCACCGCCCCCTCAG GAGTGGTCGGGGAGAACGCGCCTCCCATCCCTGACACAAACATGGGGAGCCGCATATTACAGAGCATGGGCTGGAACCCAGGGATGGGCCTGGGTCCAGAGGGCAGGGGCATCACCGAGCCAGTCCGGGccacacagagacccaaaggcacGGGTCTGGGTTTCAACTGA